The genome window TTGCCATATATAGTCAAGGAAGGACAGGCCCACCAACAAATCGGGCTTGTGGTTTAGTGGTATAATACCCCCTTAGCATGGGGGTGGtccggggttcgattccccgcgaGTCCAACTTTTTTTGTGGTTTACTGCCTGAGTATAGGCCTATGCCAGACCAGAATGACTGAGGGTACTGTGTGGCCTCTAGGTCTGCTGCATTATTGGTTAGACGACAATAATTGAGTTGCGTCCTGGATGTAGAAACCATCCCACGACCGATTGTCCGTCCCGCACTTACCGTCGAGGTCAACAGTAACCCATACTCTAAGGGATCAACGTTACCAGCAACCAAACCAGGGAGTTTGATTATTCTGGCTCGTACCTTGGGCTGATTCAGAATAGAAGCTTGCTTGTGCCCAATGATAATGGGATCGTGTGGGATTTTGTTGCATAAGATCACTCGGTCAGATTTGTTGAAATATGAGCCCTGACCCGATCGACATACATGGGTCGGGTGTCCACTGACTGAACAGCCGAGTGGTTTTGAGATGTATACATTTATGCGAATTCAAGGTCAATCCAGCTTGATTTCCAGCGTTTGTGTCCTCTGAAATCATATCCCCCGTGCTGGAATGTGTACATAGCAACCCATTTCCCGTCTGCTAGGACCCTTCCCATTACCACGGATTGCGTACACCCTTTCGTGACTCACTGGTAACATGATCCACCAGATGCTCCTGGCGATTTACGTCCTAAGACAGAGTTATAAACCCGCAAATGGGAAGTCGTTGCACGTAAGGATAAAAGACCCAGCACTACTGAGAGAGCCTAGCCTGTACTGTACACTGGCCAACAGGCCAGCTGCTTTCCCTCGCTGAATAGCTGTTAGCTACCAGTGAAGCAAAGAGCCGTTACATGCAAGCCTCTGATCCCTCGATCCGTATAGATGATCGATAATTCATAGTGCGAAGCACATCTCTGTCCTCGAAGCTTAAACCTGCAAGAACTGCAGCTCTGAACCTCTGAACGACGATAAAAAAATATAGCCGTTATCTGACAGCATCCTAGTGGGTGATCACTACATGCCAATAAGAACAAGGCACTTATCCCGGAAACCGAAGCATGCAGAATCAAGATGGTATGAGGAGGCATTGTAGTCAGTCCCTGTATGCTTCACCTATGGGTTGTATATGAACTCGGTTGTGATTGGACAAACGGGACGGGGTGCTAGGgatggatgacgatgaagtAGCGGCATATGAGCATAGACCACCAGTAGTTGACGATTTTGACTCAGTCGGATGCTGTACTTTGCGGGATCGATGGCTGTGTATATATTAACACTGAGGTGGGAGGCTGGAAAGATATGTAAGATAACCCAGTGGACAGCTCAGTATTGTGGCCGCGTTAAGACTTCCTTCAGGCTACAGTTGTTGATTGGTGATCACTACTGATTGATAAAGACCAGGGCCAATGGACGATTTGAGCACCTGCAGGAGATGGTCATTGATTTGATCAGTACCTTCTCGAAGAATCACATCATCAGCACTGCTAGCACCTCATTATAAAATGGGATCCATTGATATCAGGGAGATCTCAATTTAAAGCCATGACCAGGATATAGAGCCAAGCTAGCGCTAATGTGAGATGTGTTTACATATATCGCCTAAAATACTATCAGAGTATAGGAAGGACTATCAGAACAGACATACTAATATCAGGAAACCCTGCAACATACCAAAACTGTGCCTGATATACCCGGCATTTACCATCCAAACCAAAGTTGTCTGGATCCTAGGATGAGCGGGATGTACATGCACCTGGTTAAGCCTGGTGAATTCCGAAGAGAGGTGATGGCTCCAGAGCGGCCATCCTGGACTGTTTCTGGTCGTACTTGAATCGAAAAAAATAAGGACCACCTAACTTTGACAGAACAACAGTGACTTCAGGCGTTTGAAGTTAGGAACCAAAGCAAAAAATGGACtcgcggggaatcgaaccccggaCCACCCCCATGCTAAGGGGGTATTATACCACTAAACCACAAGCCCAACTGATGCTAGATATTCAAGTTTTACAATTATGTTCGGAGCAGACCTTTGAATCGGCTCCAGAACACTAGAAGCATAGATCTGCCACATTGTACTTGGTATGGCCTGATAGAATGCTCAGATCTGTCTCATCTCCATTTTTCACATCTACTAGAACGTGGACAAGCCGCCAAAGTAATATTCACATAGTCAGGCTCACTTCGCGCACTTGTTGTGGCGGTCATGCCGCCCATGCCTTGGTACTACCGCAGATTTAGGAATTCTTTCTCTGACTCATCAGTTAGGAATCTGGCCTGAGCAAGATGGGTTACTACAGCTGTTGGAATACAAGGTGTGTTATCAAGTTATTATGAAGTCCTTAAGTGGATAGATGAGATACTGAAGCACATTAAGCAGTGTCATCATTATATTATTATCAAGAAGCCTCATAATGCTTAGATTTAGCTTGAGTATCATCTATTGGGCTTGTGGTTTAGTGGTATAATACCCCCTTAGCATGGGGGTGGtccggggttcgattccccgcgaGTCCATTTTTTTTAACCTTTCTATATCTAAATTTTCATCTCTTATTATTCTCGGTTATTCATTTTCTTTCCCGCCCATCACAAGTGCTCTCTTTATCAGAAATCAATACTGTTCGAGAGACGTCATGCTGCTGATAAGGTATGTGACAGCCCTACGGAGTTCAGCAAGGAAGGTCCCACCTTTCGGCAGCCTCCGACAAATTCAGCCTGTCCATAATTATAATACTCCATACAACACAGAAGTAACAGAACTTCAGCAACGACTGCAACGTAGTAGCCTCATCTACTCCCCTTAGCCACCATTTCCATTTCCAATATTTTATCTATGACTTCTTTGGATCCCTTTGCCCTACTGATCAGTTCTGCACCTGTGTTGAGCTGTCAGCAAGACCATGAAACTCATATGGATGGTGATCCACCTTATGTACGCCTGGTGAGCAAACCACTCATGCAGCCATGCCAAAGTTCCTAACCTCTCAGTTGACCTTCCTGATTGCGTCTAGCATCTTCTCCTATGCAGGCCTTCGCTATGGCGAAAAAATCGAGGCCAACTGGAGCCACAAAATTTTCGCCAATAGGAGACTTCCCGCTAATGAGCGACTCTTCGGAAACCTCCACTTGACCATTTAGTCCAAGCTAGAGCAGAAAGTCTTGAAACGCTAAGTAGATCAAACCCCAACTTTTGCATTCTCGAATTTTGTCCGGGGTATTTCCATCAGGCATCCCTCCATCCGCTGCGGAAACCCAACTGGATAGAAAGTTCAATCTCTTTCTATGCTTCCCCGCACCGAAATACACCTCTCTTCCAAAGGTCTCTTAATAACGAGGAGAAACGAAGTGTGCCTGTGGAATCTTAGAGGAGAAAGTGGAAGGAGGACAAGGTTAACTGTGGTCCACTTCAACCTGAGACCTACATTGACATGTTGACAAACACCAAAACCTTTGGCATCGCCAATGTTGACGAGAGAGATCACCACACATCTAAGGAGAGCCAGCCAGTCTCTCAGGAAACATCACCACTCTCACATTCGGAGAAGCAGCAATCAACGGCCGCGCCTCGTGCAGCTTCTGAAAATCCTTTGGTGGGCGGAACAGGAAAACTTGAGTCATTGACGCAGCATAATTCGCAAGATGGCCTACCTTCGACTGGCGAGACAAACAGAGCgctcgaagaaggaggctATGGACAGTGCATCAATGGTACCTCTTCAGATACCTCGGAATATCGGATTCCCGTGAGTCGTGTCACAACAGATGCTGAGGGAAACACATATCCAGAAGGCGGTTTAGAGGCATGGTTGGTGGTAATTGGAAGTTTCATGGGACTTTTTGCGTCCCTTGGTCTGGTCAACACAATCGGCACATTCCAGGCGTATCTTCAGGATCATCAGCTGAAAGAATACAGCCCTGGCAATGTGGGCTGGATATTTGGCGTCTATTCGTTCCTGACCTTCTTTTGTGGAGTTCAAATCGGCCCAGTCTTCGATGCGAAAGGGCCTCGTTTTCTCGTTCTTGCCGGCTCTATCTTAGTCATGGTAATGATGATTGCCCTAGGGTTCTGCACTAAATACTGGCACTTCATGCTTGTGATTGGCATTGCTGGAGGAACGGGAACCTCTCTCATTTTTACGCCGGCGATATCCGCAGTCGGTCATTTCTTCAACGAGAAACGCGGCGTTGCAACTGGTCTTGCTGCTACTGGAGGCTCTGTTGGTGGCATAGTCTTCCCACTGGTCCTGGAGACTCTCTTTCCCAAGATCGGCTGGGCATGGGCAACCCGTGTTATTGCCTTGATTTGTTTAATCTTGTTAATCGGATCCTGCCTGCTGGTGAAGTCGCGTCTGCCTAAGAAGCCGGCTTCCAAGGAGAATGTCCTCCCGGATTTTTGGATTTTTCGAGATGCCAAGTTCGCTTTCACAACAGCAggcatcttcttcattgaatGGGGTCTTTTTGTTCCGATCAGCTATATCTCTTCATATGCTCTAGCCCACGGAGTCTCTACCAAACTGTCATACCAAATGGTAGCTTTCCTCAACGTCGGCTCGGTCTTAGGAAGAGCGATCCCCGGATTCATCGCAGATTTTCTTGGTCGCTTCAATGCGCTGATTGTCACAGTGGCTCTCTGCCTCTTGTGCAACGCGTGTCTGTGGCTTCCTGCTGGCGGCAACGTCCCCTTAATGATTGTTTACTGCGTGATATTTGGGTTCGCCAGTGGCAGCAATATCAGTCTTACGCCAGTCTGTATTGGACAACTCTGCAAAATCGAAAATTACGGAAGATACTACGCCACGGCATATACCATCGTAAGCTTCGGGTGAGCTCATACAGCATCCGTGCCTGTTTATTGTATCGTCTGGTGTTTTGATGGCTAACTGACGCTTGGATTAGTACTCTCACCGGGATTCCAATTGCTGGCGAGATTCTCAGCCGTTGCAATGGAGAATATTGGGGTCTGATTGTCTTTACAACTTGCTGTTATGCCCTGGGTCTCGCATGCGTCACTGCAGCGAAGTTAATTCATGTTGGCTGGCGTCAACCGTGGGACGTCTACTGAATCCGCTCTCATTTGAATGTCTTTTTAGACGTCTGCCGGCGTACTTACATCCAAAAAAACACCAGAAGATGCAGCAGCAATTGCTGAGGGAAATTCATGGGAGTTACGGAAGGACGGCTGGAAGCCAACCTACCGACAAAAAAAACACACGAGACCCTCAGAAAAGAAATCTTGAGAATAATTTTTCTTCAAATTACGCGACTGGCCGTCGTACTCGCAGCTTGGtacaagatgatgatgagatgatcCAGATGTGACGCCGGAAAGCTATTCCGGACAGAAGTGTGCGGCTCGGTTCCTGGAAATAATGTGACTGAACCACGGAAACATGCCAACGGCCCGAACATCACGTCAAGCCTGTGTACCTGTTGTTCAAAGGATGATCAATATGTTTGAAACGGACTTCATCGTTTTTCTTTACATGGGTTACCCTGACGAACACGGACGTTTGTCCACATAATACCTTGAGACGACCACATTCGATCCTGGAAGCGAATCCCCCTTATTTACCGTTCAATTCGATATACATCATTGAATATAGGCAAGAGCGTCAGGATGATGGTCAGCTAGAGTGACCGTGGTTGCAATGCTCCGACGAGTTCCAATAGGACATCCGAATCCAAGAACTGGAAGCTTGCGAGCGTGCTCGTTCCACTGAGACCCGATACCGCACGCTTGCTGGATGACATACAGACCTCATCATAACTCAAGGTCGGGTACATAATTGATGCTTACCCTAGATCTTCCAGAGTCTCTTCAACCCACTTGCTGATCGAATAGCCGCTCATAACCCTGAGCCGTCTCTTTCTCCTTGCTCTCCCTAATCTCCTACTGTGGTTGCTCTGTGAACAAGATGCACACTGGGAGGCAGGCCCTGCCActcgcagcagcagcatggaTGCTACTCCATGGTGCGATAGCAGCTCCCAAACCCGGCGGTCTGGGCCATCTACCACCTCCGGAGGCCTTGAGATCGGCAGGTCTAGCTAGTGCAGCTTTGTCTTCATCTTTAGCTGCGATTATGGAATCTGGAATTCCTCCTGCAACCCATACAGTGACTGTATCATTTGGAGGAACTGCTACTGAATCACTTCCAACCCCAGCGCCACCTGGAGGTGCTACTCATTCACCCATAACCACAGCACCAACAGGAGGAACTGCGCCGCCAGGAGGAGCTGCTGAATCACCCATAACCACAGTGCCACCTGGAGGAACTGTGCCACCTGGAGGTGCTACTCATTCACCCATAACCACAGCGCCAACAGGAGGGGCTGCTACTGGGTCACGCCCAGGTACTTCTTCGGCCGGAGGAATTGCTTCAACTGTTCCCCCAGTGTCTTCCCCAACCGGTGGAGGTGTCCCTACCTCTGAGGGACCAGGATTCTCTCCTGCTGGGGGTGGTGTGCCTGCCAGTGCATCAAACCCTTTCACAGCCTTCGTGCCTCCATCCGAGTCTCCAGTTGCGCCTAAGGTCGGGACGCAAGCCTGTCCACCATGTCCCACTCCTGCTGCACCAACCTGCGCACCCTGTCCTGCTCCTGGCACAAGTACTACTACTTTCACCGTCACCATTACTGAGACAGTTTGCACTGGTCAGGTTACTCAAGGAGGGGGTGGCTCCACTGCATCTCCAGGTGTTCCCGCCATTTCACCTCTATTCTCTGCAACGGGTCCTGGAGCCCTAACTTCGACAGCCGCAGGGCCAGGCGGTCCACAAGGTCCAACCGCGACAGAAACACATCTTTCGAGTGCCCCTCACGCCCCCGGCGGAGCGGCAGGCGCAACCGCTGGACCCTCAACTCAGCCAACAACTTCGGCGACTGGGGTTCCCAGTGTACCACAAATTCccggaggtggaggtggaggcgCAGCCGCAGGACCTGCAACAAGTCTTCCGGTGACTTCAGCTACCGGGGTTCCTAACATCCCTCACGGTCCTGGAGGAGGCCCAAGTGGATTCCCCAACACTACTTCAAGCCAAGTTGTAGCTACGACCACAGAAACCATTGTTTCAACTGTTCCCCTGTCTACTCACGGGGGTGGAGCCGCAACATCCGGTGCTGTTCAAACTTCCAGGCTTTCTGTGACTACAGGAATCAGTTTCGCAAACGTCACACGCACTCCCAGTGGCGGACAGACTGGGTTGCCCAGTGTGACTTTAACCCCTGCCATACCCACTGGCCCTGGTATCTCTAACGTTACTGGTACTGTTGGGGGAGGCGTGTCAGTCTCAACTCCTACTAGCGCTACGATCTCTGCCACACCAACCAGACCAGGCGGAACAGCACCACCAGGCGGAGGTGTGCCCATTTCAACTCCTATTATTGCTACAAGCCCGGCTACACCGACCAGACCAGGTACTGTCTCAACTCCTATTATTGCTACAAGCTTTGCCACGCCGAGCGGACCTGAAGTGGCACCACCAGCTGGAACAGTAGTACCAggaacagcagcaacaccaaGTGGAATAGTGGCACCTGGCGGAGGAGTAGCAGGTGGTGGAACAGCAGCACCACGTGAAGGAGTAGCATCTCGTggagcaccagcaccagggGGAGCAGCACCAGGTGGTGGAGTGCCAACAGTTGTGATATCTGGCGGAAGTACCACTGCCATCTCTACTACTACCATCCAAGTCCAAACGTTATCTGTTCTTCCTAGCCGCCCTCCCCTTCCGCAATCCCAGGGGAATACGGCTACACGTCCGGTAACCACGAGCACAGTGACCGGAGTAAGGCCACCGCAGTCCACTCCCGCTATTGATCCAAAGAAGCGGACAGTGGCAGAAAAGACAGACATCGGCCGGCCTGATAAGCTCAAGGCAAATCCTATTGTGTTCCGGCGTCGGACTTGAAAATGTCCATCTTACGCTACGATCTCATTACCATACCGTATTTTGACAGGAAAAGGAGCCCCAAGTCATAAGGATGACTGTTTGTTCCTTTCCTAGTGCACATCGGTCCAGTCCACCTTGTCCTAGTCAGATCATATAGGCTGTCGGTTATGCTAATTTATTCGAAACAATCAAATGTTAAGGTCAGATCTAAACAGATAGTAGGGAGAAAGCGGTCTCTAGCAAGCGGCTAGCCAGTTTGAGCATCACAATGCACGCGCGGTAGGGTACAAAAAGAAGGGGGCTGTTCTCGCAATGTGATAtttctgcatttcttcctcgGTAACGACAGTGTTACTGTCCACATATCGTACGTGCCAAAACAATTCTCGTAGTAGGGGaataggaaagaagaagacagacgCAGATCAAGTCGAAGCCAGTAGTTCTCAACATAGGGACCTCGCCTGCCCAAATTTAAAAATTAGATACAATACAAGTAGAATAGGAACGAAAAAGGAACAAGGCTTCGACGCAGATATGCATAGAGCATAGGTGGTAGGTTCCGGGAGGAttgagaagaacaagaatCTCGTTTGGATAGTCGGAAATATGCAGTGGAAAGTAGGATTCTCGCGGAGAATGCTACTCTCttatctccatcgtcatATCAGCTGGCCCCACATTGTTCTCATCCTAAGCCGCAAATGTGAAATAAAAACCTCGCCAATGGATTCCATGCGCCGGACACCTTACATAAAGCTTCGACAGATAAAGACCGAAATAGAATCAGGTTGTGATATGGGCAATGTGAAAGGGAGAGGAAGTAAAGGTCATTGCATAGGCGGCTACACAACGCCAGCGACGAGCCTATGCAAAGCAGATGGATTCCGAATAGAATGAACAGAAAGAAGCATTTGAAGGCGAAGAATGGCAGATGGCTCGATCACAGAGAGCGATGGTACCAAGAGACCATATTCTCGgaacagaagggaaaggcAGACCAAATTGCCAAGGCGAAGAACGCATCCTTCAAGCGCGCAAAAAATATCTGTATATGTTCGCATCAAGGCTGTTGGCAGCAAGAGAGAATAAATAGGAAAGCGTCTCTTCAAAATGTCTCACGAGCTGTTCGATCGTAGCAGTGCCTAAACGTCCAATAAGCGATTGTCTTCTCATACGGCCTTTGGAGAGCGATAATCACTGACCCGTTCCATGGCGATCTCATCATCTTTTGCAGCCGCGGGGCTTGAGAAGCCACGATCGATAGACCCTGAAGCTGTGATGGACCTTGTCTCCATACCAGGACGCTTGCCTTCAGAGTGGTGGTGGATTTCGCCACTGCTGGAAAGTCGGGATTCCTTACTCTTCTCTAGTAGGGAACCGCCTAGGGTTGCGCATTTGAGGATTGTCTGCATCATCTGATTCTGTTTCAGAGGTTTTGACAAGTACTCATCCATCTGAGCCTGTATACACTTTTCGCGATCGCCCAGCATGGCATGCGCAGTGAGTGCAATGATAGGTGTGCGAGAAAGCCCGGCCTCTCGCTCATATTCACGAATCTTACCAGTGGCTTCGAAGCCGCCCATGACAGGCATCTGTACATCCATCAAGATAACATCGTAGCGACGCTTCTTAACGGCCTCCACCGCTTCTAATCCGTTGCCCACGACCGAGACGTTATGGTTGTGCTTCTCTAAGATCTTGACCGCTAATTTCTGGTTCACGTCATTGTCCTCCGCAAGCAGAATATCAAATGAGCGGGAATGATCGGTGGTGATTGGCGTAGATCGTCCTTCCAGAGCTGGGAGCATACCATTTCCGAGGTCTATTGGTTGACACGGTGTGGTCATGTAGGAACTGATACCAAGATCCAGTGCTGACTTCAAGCTCACACAAACAAGGGGACAGACTAAGACAATGGGGACGTATTTGAAATCATCATAGGTCCGCAATAAGCGAGCCGTGTCCACTGAATCCACGATTATAACATCGTACGCGTGACCCGACTCTTTGCCTGACGGATCTTGAATTTCTGGTGGTGGAACATGATCTTCGTCCCTCACTACTATAGGCTCCAGTtcgagctgcttcagcaTCTTGATGATGTTCTCCGCCTGAAGACCGTTCTGGCCCTTGTCAATGAAGAGAACCCGGTGATGCTTGTACGGCATGAGCTGTGATGCAATGACGTTCAGGGACTGATCGGCGAGCTTCACGACGCAGGTAAAGTGGAACGTGCTGCCATGACCGTACTCGGATGTAACCCAGACATCACCGCCCATCAGGTTGACAAGACGCTTGGAAATAGAGAGGCCAAGACCTGTACCGCCGAATCTGCGTGTGGTGGATCCATCTGCCTGCTGGAAGGTGTCAAAGATGAGATCCAGCTTATCCTCTTCAATACCAATGCCGGTGTCGGAGACCGAAAACTCAAAGGCATATTCGTTGGGGGCACATTGCTCTCGATCTGATTTGCGAATCGTAAGCTTGACCTCGCCATGCTCAGTGAACTTGATGGCGTTGCCGACCAAGTTCAAAATGATCTGACGCAGACGGAAAGGATCGCCAATGACATAGTCCGGTACAGTATTGTCAACTTGATATGTCAGACTGAGGAACTTTTCGTTGGCCTTAACGGCCAGCGTCTTGAGAGCGTTGAAAACAGTTCCCCTCACTGTGAAGGGGATGCTTTCAATGACCATGCGATTTGCTTCAATCTTGGAAATGTCGAGTATGTCATCGATGATTGTTAGCAAGCTGTTCGCCAAGTTATGCACTACATTCAACATCTCGCGCGTGTAAGGCTTCAGGTCGTCAGTGTCTAGAGTGAGCTGTGTCATGCCAATGATGCCGTTCATGGGAGTCCGGATCTCATGACTCATGTTTGCCAGAAATTCGGACTTTGTACGATTTGCCAGCTCAGCTGCCTCCCTGGCAGCAGTGTTACGCTGAATACTGTCTCGAAGATTGGAGACcatcttgttgatcttgcGCTTGAGTTCATCCATCTCCCCGGAAGCGTTGACAGTGATGAGCTTAGTGAAATCGCCATCGGTTGCAGCATCGGTAATCTCACCAAACGCACGCACCTGCGAAGTTAGGTTCTCAGCCATTGTATTGACATCCTCGGTGATCTCCTTCCATGTTCCCGCGATCCCCTCCACGTTGGCTTGACCGCCCATTTTCCCGTCCACGCCGACATCGCGAGCGACTTTTTTAAGTTCAGTTGCAAATTTCGCAAGACGATCCACCATGTGATTGATTGTAACCTTGAGAGTCAAGATCTCTCCTTGAGCATGGACTTCGATCTTCTTGCTGAGGTCACCCTTCGCGATAGCTTGCGTGACGTCTGAAATACTTCGTACCTGCGACGTCAAATTCTGGGCCATGGTATTGACGTTGTCTGTGAGATCCTTCCATTTGCCTTCCACATTGTCGACCTTGGCTTGGCCGCCGAGGGTACCGTCTGTGCCGACTTCCCTGGCAACTTTGCTTACTTCGAAGGCAAAAGTATTCAATCGGTCGACCATGCCATTGATGGTGCTCTTAAGATCTAGTATTTCACCTTGAACGTTGGCCGTAACCTTCTTGGTTAGATCACCTTTCGCGACAGCAGTCGTGACGTCGGCTATCTCCCTGACTTGGGTGGTCAGGTTGTTTGCCATTCGGTTGACATTCTCGGTCAAGTCTTTCCAAGTGCCTTCCACATCATTTACGGTGGCCTGGCCACCGAGAACACCATCCGTACCTACTTCCTTGGCAATCTTGGTGACCTCTTGGGCGAACTGCCGCAGCTGGTCCACCATGGAGTTGATAATGTTCTTGAGCTCAGCAATTTCCCCCTTGCAGTTGGCTTGAACCTTCTGTGTCAGATCACCCTTGGCCACAGCCTTGGTGACCGTCGCAATGTCTCGCACTTGGGTAGTCAAATTGTTTGCCATGGCGTTGACGTTGACAGTCAGCTCATTCCACATGCCTTGGACGCCTTCGATCTGGGCCTGTCCACCCAGTACACCTTCGGTGCCAACATCACGAGCGACACGAGTGACTTCTGTTGCGAATGTGCGCAGTTGATCAACCATAGTGTTGATGGTCTGTTGCAGTTCCAGGATTTCGCCCTGTGCACGACTTTCGATCTTCTGACTGAGATCGCCATGGGCCACGGCGGTCGTCACCGCCGCAATTTCACGCACTTGATCAGTGAGATTCTTGGCCATGATGTTGACGTTCTCTGTAAGCTCCTTCCAAATCCCGTGAACCCCAGTGATCTGAGCCTGTCCACCAAGGATACCTTCCGTCCCGACCTCTCGAGCGACCCTGGACAC of Aspergillus fumigatus Af293 chromosome 2, whole genome shotgun sequence contains these proteins:
- a CDS encoding MCT family MFS transporter; the protein is MLTNTKTFGIANVDERDHHTSKESQPVSQETSPLSHSEKQQSTAAPRAASENPLVGGTGKLESLTQHNSQDGLPSTGETNRALEEGGYGQCINGTSSDTSEYRIPVSRVTTDAEGNTYPEGGLEAWLVVIGSFMGLFASLGLVNTIGTFQAYLQDHQLKEYSPGNVGWIFGVYSFLTFFCGVQIGPVFDAKGPRFLVLAGSILVMVMMIALGFCTKYWHFMLVIGIAGGTGTSLIFTPAISAVGHFFNEKRGVATGLAATGGSVGGIVFPLVLETLFPKIGWAWATRVIALICLILLIGSCLLVKSRLPKKPASKENVLPDFWIFRDAKFAFTTAGIFFIEWGLFVPISYISSYALAHGVSTKLSYQMVAFLNVGSVLGRAIPGFIADFLGRFNALIVTVALCLLCNACLWLPAGGNVPLMIVYCVIFGFASGSNISLTPVCIGQLCKIENYGRYYATAYTIVSFGTLTGIPIAGEILSRCNGEYWGLIVFTTCCYALGLACVTAAKLIHVGWRQPWDVY
- the tcsC gene encoding putative two-component osmosensing histidine kinase (Bos1) — its product is MTGADETLTAASAILQTLARGPDASISDPNSSHKTTNGCDTKFAKLPGEPSQAKAAFEFELEALIRRVRHLEFQVVSHQPYPRPAPELPLSSTKNSDFLWLFGLSRLSSHEGAASNSSCGMQQETSRRRQRTRRIRREAEDNEADEALDDDDSDDDVDSRTRLVREEDISYLRNHVQKQAEEISFQKDIIAQVRDELLQQEEHTRRALTKVENEDVVLLERELRKHQQANEAFQKALREIGGIITQVANGDLSMKVQIHPLEMDPEIATFKRTINTMMDQLQVFGSEVSRVAREVGTEGILGGQAQITGVHGIWKELTENVNIMAKNLTDQVREIAAVTTAVAHGDLSQKIESRAQGEILELQQTINTMVDQLRTFATEVTRVARDVGTEGVLGGQAQIEGVQGMWNELTVNVNAMANNLTTQVRDIATVTKAVAKGDLTQKVQANCKGEIAELKNIINSMVDQLRQFAQEVTKIAKEVGTDGVLGGQATVNDVEGTWKDLTENVNRMANNLTTQVREIADVTTAVAKGDLTKKVTANVQGEILDLKSTINGMVDRLNTFAFEVSKVAREVGTDGTLGGQAKVDNVEGKWKDLTDNVNTMAQNLTSQVRSISDVTQAIAKGDLSKKIEVHAQGEILTLKVTINHMVDRLAKFATELKKVARDVGVDGKMGGQANVEGIAGTWKEITEDVNTMAENLTSQVRAFGEITDAATDGDFTKLITVNASGEMDELKRKINKMVSNLRDSIQRNTAAREAAELANRTKSEFLANMSHEIRTPMNGIIGMTQLTLDTDDLKPYTREMLNVVHNLANSLLTIIDDILDISKIEANRMVIESIPFTVRGTVFNALKTLAVKANEKFLSLTYQVDNTVPDYVIGDPFRLRQIILNLVGNAIKFTEHGEVKLTIRKSDREQCAPNEYAFEFSVSDTGIGIEEDKLDLIFDTFQQADGSTTRRFGGTGLGLSISKRLVNLMGGDVWVTSEYGHGSTFHFTCVVKLADQSLNVIASQLMPYKHHRVLFIDKGQNGLQAENIIKMLKQLELEPIVVRDEDHVPPPEIQDPSGKESGHAYDVIIVDSVDTARLLRTYDDFKYVPIVLVCPLVCVSLKSALDLGISSYMTTPCQPIDLGNGMLPALEGRSTPITTDHSRSFDILLAEDNDVNQKLAVKILEKHNHNVSVVGNGLEAVEAVKKRRYDVILMDVQMPVMGGFEATGKIREYEREAGLSRTPIIALTAHAMLGDREKCIQAQMDEYLSKPLKQNQMMQTILKCATLGGSLLEKSKESRLSSSGEIHHHSEGKRPGMETRSITASGSIDRGFSSPAAAKDDEIAMERVSDYRSPKAV
- a CDS encoding putative extracellular threonine rich protein, producing the protein MHTGRQALPLAAAAWMLLHGAIAAPKPGGLGHLPPPEALRSAGLASAALSSSLAAIMESGIPPATHTVTVSFGGTATESLPTPAPPGGATHSPITTAPTGGTAPPGGAAESPITTVPPGGTVPPGGATHSPITTAPTGGAATGSRPGTSSAGGIASTVPPVSSPTGGGVPTSEGPGFSPAGGGVPASASNPFTAFVPPSESPVAPKVGTQACPPCPTPAAPTCAPCPAPGTSTTTFTVTITETVCTGQVTQGGGGSTASPGVPAISPLFSATGPGALTSTAAGPGGPQGPTATETHLSSAPHAPGGAAGATAGPSTQPTTSATGVPSVPQIPGGGGGGAAAGPATSLPVTSATGVPNIPHGPGGGPSGFPNTTSSQVVATTTETIVSTVPLSTHGGGAATSGAVQTSRLSVTTGISFANVTRTPSGGQTGLPSVTLTPAIPTGPGISNVTGTVGGGVSVSTPTSATISATPTRPGGTAPPGGGVPISTPIIATSPATPTRPGTVSTPIIATSFATPSGPEVAPPAGTVVPGTAATPSGIVAPGGGVAGGGTAAPREGVASRGAPAPGGAAPGGGVPTVVISGGSTTAISTTTIQVQTLSVLPSRPPLPQSQGNTATRPVTTSTVTGVRPPQSTPAIDPKKRTVAEKTDIGRPDKLKANPIVFRRRT